One genomic segment of Panulirus ornatus isolate Po-2019 chromosome 3, ASM3632096v1, whole genome shotgun sequence includes these proteins:
- the LOC139760537 gene encoding uncharacterized protein encodes MPSKSSHFSLSHESGGFHCKHESKLKNNSCVSPKCIVTSSPLPSSQPVPWKELASFLKVSSGAAIPGVSKDSSDNLGTITEEVGASLLDQISESSQYQVVADTGALKDFFKNLPAINSSQTSVAWNKKIQDSINQLPSTQKSSISGSQFSHLFLLSNLICAHSKQYRTFDDGKDVLLIGGDLLISKTGELSSESIRNSFDIRADKSKSILSSSTPTDDSLTIQKIKYKCKVLQEHSRECGCWTPRLHVYLSNSHRCSEVCSVNNFKGTANSLAHISSNCTKIYTTANMTGKSRGKTRSRKATRPQKLSNKKVSKAGKTPKMNASVQDEHIRNKKLNSVVSSHQNDEPESELLGEGECESLPTIMSTLSGDVEYIVLDDDTLNLSASVGETVSPDTLKSKINHIYEVIDEKPDICNTEVKSSHVKEVKKRLNTSDRRVLGTCSQSTGSQAFSPVVDEKSNDEKSRNKSDDKASSSLAGVCTNRCPSIKDIFGDVSIKEEPVEDIKNDMTVEDFSKEISKLSDANSNLSNSNGVQKQEPVNDGYDETTSNGLFARLIKEETIVADEIDINTHSSDDSLGPLQIDEDRYLPSLEDTSMSVMKDVNEFNLPCVNIISPFKIKIFFGGPNRESIQFPADQSESSTSNTSSLYKTSSETKRNGVTTSKKYKRSPKKAGNLGSENDINVIAATAAAQTIQSLTCIYCNTACPNGDALAKHFENHQKEGLIICYFCQKSFGDKTGMKRHMRTHTGEKPYQCKVCGKRFSLPGNFKKHRDIHEDRRTEPCSICGKTFRRKEHLKYHMRTHTGEKPYLCSECGTSFTARYSLQIHMNIHLGKKPYVCSYCNKAFSDKSTMRKHVRVHTGEKPFRCQECKRCFGESGTLAAHLATHRSDRPFKCNKCELRFKTTGRLRQHEKVHSGEKQFACKFCGRKFLQKYNMTMHERIHTGEKPYTCYHCQRSFRSRSCLAKHVVLHGGDDERRFRCDHCSSQFYRKAHLRRHIDMHLGIKNYECNACLKKFCTRGTLKSHIKTFHSHGARRFPCNWCGRVFKRKIYVSTHVCVKNRIKSENGEQETSSRSPDFNPEEVVLNQDNSSDSEGSSVDVKSEPEDEVMEDGVDDDGDKDNDDNKEEDEKESVVGEESLLNWNNDHQALTVIDTSKY; translated from the coding sequence ATGCCCAGTAAgtcttctcatttttctttgtcACATGAATCTGGGGGTTTCCACTGTAAACACGAGTCTAAACTCAAGAATAATTCTTGCGTCTCACCGAAATGTATTGTCACCTCTAGTCCTCTTCCATCTTCACAGCCTGTACCTTGGAAGGAACTTGCTAGTTTCCTTAAGGTGTCCAGTGGTGCAGCAATCCCAGGTGTTAGTAAAGACAGCTCCGATAATCTAGGTACAATAACTGAGGAAGTTGGAGCAAGCTTACTGGACCAGATTTCTGAGTCATCACAGTATCAAGTGGTGGCTGATACTGGTGCCCTTAAAGACTTCTTCAAAAATCTACCTGCCATTAATTCTTCACAAACATCTGTTGCATGGAATAAAAAAATTCAGGACTCTATAAACCAATTGCCTTCAACTCAAAAGAGCAGTATTTCTGGCAGTCAATTTAGTCATCTCTTCTTACTTTCAAATTTAATTTGTGCTCATTCAAAGCAATACAGAACTTTTGATGATGGGAAAGATGTTTTATTAATTGGTGGGGATCTATTGATATCAAAAACTGGGGAATTATCTTCTGAAAGTATAAGGAATAGCTTTGATATTAGAGCTGACAAGAGTAAAAGCATTTTGTCCTCAAGTACACCAACAGATGACAGTCTGACAATTCAGAAAATTAAATACAAGTGTAAAGTTTTACAAGAGCACAGTAGAGAGTGTGGGTGTTGgacccctcgccttcacgtctaCCTTTCCAATAGCCACCGCTGCAGTGAGGTTTGCTCTGTCAACAACTTTAAAGGCACAGCCAATAGCCTTGCTCACATCTCTTCAAATTGCACAAAGATCTATACCACTGCAAATATGACTGGAAAGTCCAGAGGTAAAACCCGCTCAAGGAAAGCTACTCGCCCTCAAAAATTATCAAATAAGAAGGTGAGCAAAGCCGGCAAGACTCCCAAAATGAATGCTTCTGTACAAGATGAACACATTAGGAACAAGAAGTTGAATTCTGTGGTAAGCAGCCACCAGAATGATGAACCAGAGTCTGAGTTGCTGGGGGAAGGAGAGTGTGAGTCTTTGCCTACCATTATGAGTACACTTTCTGGAGATGTTGAATACATTGTATTAGATGATGACACTCTTAACCTTAGTGCTAGTGTAGGGGAAACAGTCTCTCCTGACACTCTCAAGTCAAAGATCAACCACATTTATGAAGTTATTGATGAAAAACCTGATATTTGTAACACTGAAGTCAAATCATCACATGTAAAAGAAGTTAAAAAACGACTGAATACCTCAGATCGACGTGTCTTGGGGACATGCAGTCAGTCTACAGGAAGTCAAGCCTTTAGTCCTGTTGTTGATGAGAAGTCAAATGATGAAAAGTCAAGAAATAAATCAGATGACAAAGCGTCTTCCAGCCTAGCTGGGGTTTGTACGAATCGTTGTCCATCTATTAAGGATATCTTTGGTGATGTTAGCATCAAGGAAGAACCTGTGGAGGATATCAAAAATGATATGACAGTTGAAGACTTCAGCAAGGAAATAAGTAAGCTCTCAGATGCAAACTCAAATCTGTCAAATAGTAATGGGGTACAGAAGCAAGAACCTGTGAATGATGGATATGATGAAACAACTAGCAATGGACTTTTTGCCAGGCTTATAAAGGAAGAGACTATTGTAGCAGATGAAATTGATATCAACACCCACAGTTCAGATGACTCTCTTGGTCCTCTACAGATTGATGAAGATAGATACTTACCATCCTTAGAGGACACAAGCATGTCAGTCATGAAGGATGTTAATGAATttaacttgccatgtgttaaCATAATTAGTCCATTTAAGATTAAGATCTTCTTTGGTGGTCCCAATCGTGAGTCCATTCAGTTTCCAGCAGATCAGTCAGAAAGTAGTACATCTAATACTAGCAGCCTTTACAAAACGTCCAGTGAAACAAAGAGAAATGGTGTAACAACTTCTAAGAAATACAAACGTAGCCCAAAGAAAGCAGGAAACTTGGGTTCTGAAAATGACATAAATGTCATTGCAGCAACTGCTGCAGCTCAAACAATTCAGAGCTTAACATGCATTTATTGCAACACAGCATGTCCCAATGGTGATGCATTAGCTAAACACTTTGAAAACCATCAGAAGGAAGGCCTGATTATATGTTACTTTTGTCAGAAAAGTTTTGGAGATAAAACTGGCATGAAACGACATATGCGCACACATACGGGTGAGAAACCATACcagtgtaaagtgtgtgggaaaaGGTTCAGTCTTCCAGGCAACTTTAAGAAACATCGAGATATCCATGAGGATCGGCGAACAGAGCCATGTAGTATATGTGGGAAAACATTCCGACGCAAAGAGCATCTCAAGTATCATATGCGGACTCATACAGGTGAAAAGCCATATTTATGTAGTGAATGTGGCACATCTTTCACTGCCAGGTATTCTCTCCAGATCCACATGAATATTCATTTGGGTAAAAAACCTTATGTATGTTCTTACTGTAATAAAGCTTTCTCTGACAAGTCTACCATGAGGAAACATGTCCGTGTGCATACAGGGGAGAAACCTTTTCGTTGTCAAGAGTGTAAAAGGTGTTTTGGTGAATCAGGTACTTTAGCAGCTCACCTGGCAACACACCGTAGTGACAGACCTTTCAAGTGTAATAAGTGTGAACTACGCTTTAAGACCACTGGAAGATTAAGACAACATGAAAAGGTGCACTCTGGTGAAAAGCAATTTGCTTGCAAGTTTTGTGGTAGGAAGTTCCTCCAGAAGTACAATATGACAATGCATGAAAGAATtcatacaggtgagaagccatacacTTGCTATCATTGCCAGCGCAGTTTCCGTAGTAGGTCATGTTTAGCCAAGCATGTGGTAttgcatggtggtgatgatgaacgaCGTTTTCGTTGTGACCACTGTAGCAGTCAATTTTATCGAAAAGCACACCTTAGACGTCACATAGACATGCATTTAGGGATAAAGAACTATGAATGTAATGCTTGTCTTAAAAAATTCTGCACCCGGGGTACACTCAAAAGCCATATCAAGACTTTTCACAGTCATGGAGCAAGGAGGTTCCCATGTAATTGGTGTGGACGAGTGTTCAAGCGGAAGATTTATGTAAGTACCCACGTGTGTGTCAAAAATCGGATCAAGAGTGAGAATGGGGAGCAGGAAACTAGTAGCCGTTCACCTGACTTTAATCCTGAAGAGGTTGTCTTGAACCAAGACAACTCAAGTGACTCTGAGGGTTCCAGTGTTGATGTGAAAAGTGAACCTGAAGATGAGGTAATGGAAGATGGAGTCGATGATGATGGAGATaaagataacgatgataataaggaagaagatgagaaggaaagTGTGGTGGGTGAAGAAAGTTTACTTAATTGGAACAATGACCATCAAGCTCTAACTGTAATTGATACCTCGAAGTATTAG